One window of the Leptotrichia massiliensis genome contains the following:
- a CDS encoding phage minor head protein, giving the protein MAKKVNKKEMLRQAKALRTVRGRVTKYIKNKTDLAFNDLADSVEANVETITIDFKTFKKNIGKILIETHKRATEESINAVDEMYGLSKKVPNFNDIVDKRLNDFNKKKAAETVTKIDEVTKNKINKIITERQAEGLNAKAIAKEVKDNVKGMTKDRSLTIARTETSKASGYSMHELAKETLVNTKVWIHVGGGKHHRENHLAMDGEEKPIDKPFSNDLMYAHESGAKAKEVINCYCITTYKFKV; this is encoded by the coding sequence ATGGCTAAGAAAGTGAATAAAAAAGAAATGCTAAGACAGGCAAAAGCATTGAGAACTGTTAGAGGACGAGTAACTAAGTATATCAAGAATAAAACAGATTTAGCTTTTAATGATTTGGCTGATAGTGTTGAAGCAAATGTGGAAACAATAACAATTGATTTTAAAACTTTCAAAAAAAATATTGGAAAAATATTAATTGAAACTCATAAACGAGCAACTGAAGAGTCAATAAATGCAGTAGATGAAATGTATGGGCTAAGTAAAAAAGTACCAAATTTCAATGATATTGTAGACAAAAGATTGAATGATTTTAATAAAAAAAAGGCTGCTGAAACAGTAACTAAAATTGATGAAGTAACAAAAAATAAAATAAATAAAATAATAACTGAGCGACAGGCGGAAGGCTTGAATGCTAAGGCTATAGCTAAGGAGGTTAAGGACAATGTAAAAGGAATGACCAAAGACAGAAGTTTGACAATAGCAAGAACAGAAACATCTAAAGCAAGTGGTTACTCTATGCACGAATTAGCAAAGGAAACTTTGGTAAATACTAAGGTTTGGATACACGTAGGTGGTGGGAAACATCACAGGGAAAATCATTTGGCAATGGATGGGGAGGAAAAGCCTATTGACAAACCTTTTTCAAATGATTTGATGTATGCTCACGAAAGTGGTGCCAAGGCTAAAGAGGTTATAAATTGTTATTGTATAACAACATATAAATTTAAAGTATAG
- a CDS encoding phage portal protein: MFGFFKKVFKRNVNKSFDFNDFLQYYKSFNLSPYNINVNKLLTQLPENPFISSALDKMQQGFYAIDWSVFEGEKKEKQEKKENIVYRSLTSPNITMDTNDFLYYCYLYWTIYGEFLIHKQKLFNKYDLWVYAPSEYTIEFYDNILLGIKNIEINGIKYSGKDLENFAYKRIPNLYSKKRGLNRITSLVLLHDYFCLISRWNNSILKNSGKRQFLILLDQLATGETVEKVQDRIMESSGSDAIGKPIVLTGFDENSKIQMLDFAPTDFDYMNALVEIRNITSNVLNVPDLLIGGKDNAKYNNMKEAKEALYTENIIPACKQIKATINRLFSNDFKNSERIDFITEDIEVLKDNKLELINTLNASEIHTVNEKREKLDLDSIPNGNVILIKGMPVTFDEVINGEKEPIDNNSSTEDL, encoded by the coding sequence ATGTTTGGTTTTTTTAAAAAAGTTTTTAAGAGAAATGTAAATAAATCGTTTGATTTTAATGATTTTCTTCAATATTATAAATCATTCAATCTTAGTCCCTACAATATTAACGTCAACAAATTATTAACGCAATTGCCAGAAAATCCATTTATAAGTTCAGCATTGGACAAAATGCAACAAGGATTTTATGCAATAGACTGGAGCGTATTTGAAGGGGAGAAAAAGGAAAAACAGGAAAAGAAAGAAAATATAGTTTACAGAAGTTTGACAAGTCCCAACATTACAATGGATACGAATGACTTTTTATATTATTGTTATTTGTATTGGACTATTTATGGAGAGTTTTTAATCCATAAGCAAAAACTTTTCAACAAATATGATTTATGGGTATATGCTCCGAGCGAGTACACAATAGAATTTTATGACAATATTTTGCTTGGAATAAAAAACATAGAAATAAATGGAATAAAGTATTCCGGAAAAGATTTGGAAAACTTTGCCTATAAGCGAATACCAAATCTATACAGCAAAAAAAGAGGACTAAACCGTATAACATCATTAGTATTATTACACGATTATTTTTGTCTTATAAGTCGTTGGAATAACAGTATATTGAAAAATAGTGGAAAAAGACAATTTTTAATATTGTTAGATCAGCTGGCAACAGGAGAAACTGTTGAAAAGGTTCAGGATAGAATAATGGAAAGTAGTGGCTCTGACGCAATAGGAAAACCAATAGTATTAACTGGATTTGATGAAAATTCAAAAATACAAATGTTGGATTTTGCACCAACTGATTTTGATTATATGAATGCTTTAGTTGAAATAAGGAATATAACATCAAATGTTTTAAATGTTCCTGATTTGCTTATAGGTGGTAAGGATAATGCAAAATACAATAATATGAAAGAAGCAAAAGAAGCACTTTATACGGAAAATATTATTCCAGCCTGTAAACAAATAAAAGCTACTATAAATCGGTTGTTTTCAAATGATTTTAAAAATTCTGAAAGAATTGACTTTATTACTGAAGATATTGAAGTTTTAAAAGATAACAAATTAGAATTGATAAATACTTTAAATGCTTCTGAAATTCACACCGTTAATGAAAAAAGGGAAAAATTGGATTTGGATTCTATTCCAAATGGTAATGTTATTTTAATAAAAGGTATGCCAGTAACTTTTGATGAAGTTATAAATGGAGAAAAAGAACCAATTGACAATAATTCAAGTACGGAGGATTTATAG
- a CDS encoding PBSX family phage terminase large subunit — MKVELDINNHFKRFITESTADIYFLIGSYGSGKSYNVATRLIINSFREKRRILGIRKVYRDIRDSVFADLVDVINELELNDYFIIKTGRLEIENKITGTKFIFRGLDEVGRLKSIKGITDIWIEEANQCNRNDFKQLRYRLRTPNIKMNMYISTNPAEPDSSINWTYWFLTEYLKVSEEVLYEKKEFIKKIKDSETGYIQRIYVNHSTYKENKFLPKSAIAELNMEKDPYLVEIAQKGRFGYHGDFVYNNIEKASNEYVDEQVARLGIEWHIAGMDFGFEISYTAVIRAAIDYDNNILYVYDEFYNKGMTNAQILQEDFLYDIAEEGIIIFADYAEPKTIQEFKMNGILMKKADKMVGNVLGRIGKLQSFNEIVIADRCLNTYRELKNLKYKKDENGVAIIGDKKKMFNFDPHTKDALDYALSRYKQRDLKSRYRNKL, encoded by the coding sequence ATGAAAGTTGAGTTAGATATTAATAATCATTTTAAAAGATTTATAACAGAAAGCACAGCGGATATTTATTTTCTTATTGGTAGTTATGGAAGTGGTAAAAGTTACAATGTAGCAACCAGGCTTATTATTAATAGCTTTAGAGAGAAAAGAAGAATATTAGGAATAAGAAAAGTATATAGAGATATAAGAGATAGTGTATTTGCTGATTTAGTCGATGTTATAAATGAACTTGAATTGAATGATTATTTTATTATTAAAACAGGACGGCTAGAAATAGAAAATAAAATAACAGGAACTAAATTTATTTTCAGGGGATTAGATGAAGTTGGACGTTTAAAATCAATAAAAGGTATTACAGATATATGGATAGAAGAGGCAAATCAATGCAACAGGAATGATTTTAAGCAATTAAGATATAGACTTAGAACGCCAAATATAAAAATGAATATGTATATAAGTACAAATCCAGCAGAGCCTGATAGTTCTATTAACTGGACATATTGGTTTTTAACAGAATATTTAAAAGTATCTGAGGAAGTATTATATGAAAAAAAAGAATTTATAAAAAAAATAAAGGATTCTGAAACAGGATATATTCAAAGAATTTATGTCAATCATTCAACTTATAAGGAAAATAAATTTCTCCCCAAAAGTGCGATTGCAGAACTTAATATGGAAAAAGATCCGTATTTAGTAGAAATTGCACAGAAAGGGCGATTTGGCTATCACGGTGATTTTGTTTATAACAATATAGAAAAAGCAAGTAATGAATATGTTGATGAACAAGTTGCACGATTAGGGATTGAATGGCATATTGCTGGAATGGATTTTGGATTTGAAATTTCATACACAGCTGTAATAAGAGCGGCCATTGATTATGATAATAATATCCTTTATGTTTATGATGAGTTTTATAACAAAGGAATGACAAATGCTCAGATATTACAGGAAGATTTTTTGTATGATATTGCTGAAGAAGGGATAATAATATTTGCTGATTATGCAGAACCAAAAACAATTCAAGAATTTAAGATGAATGGAATATTGATGAAAAAAGCGGATAAAATGGTTGGTAATGTGTTAGGACGTATTGGTAAACTTCAATCCTTTAATGAAATTGTGATTGCTGATAGGTGTTTAAATACTTATAGGGAATTAAAAAATTTAAAATATAAAAAAGATGAAAATGGTGTAGCAATCATAGGGGATAAAAAGAAAATGTTTAACTTTGACCCACATACTAAAGACGCATTGGATTATGCTTTGTCCAGATATAAACAGCGAGATTTGAAAAGCAGATACAGAAATAAATTGTAG